A part of Geothrix oryzae genomic DNA contains:
- the gltX gene encoding glutamate--tRNA ligase, whose translation MSRQVVTRFAPSPTGMLHIGGVRTALFCWLFARRHGGRFILRIEDTDLSRSTDDNIRIIEEGMAWCGLTWDEGPVVGDPSQWKGPHGPYRQMQRMDLYRTKIQELLDKGLAYRCRCSREALDERRKAVEAAGKVFQYNRGLDAGKGCAEAGHDASQPAAIRFRMPKGGDIVVPDLIKGETHFPADSLDDWIIARTGEGPGEIGVPTYNFCVVVDDTHMEVTHVIRGDDHLNNTPKQIPLFEALGYELPAFAHVPMILGADGAKLSKRHGATSITEYQAMGLLPSAVRLALARLSWTPKIDGKAVESAEEELLTDEQMIQLFDLADCQKSAARFDMDKLQWLNQKLIQRASWQELEPHLRPFVPGMWDQKPEAWRAQAIQSTQKGKSLTDMAEALRFAFERPAAFDEKAVEKFMTPAIKPALGEVCALTDYGHDALEAGINAILARHGLKTKDLAQALRVALCGKPVSPGIFDTLMLVGRDEVVARLERWL comes from the coding sequence ATGTCCCGCCAGGTCGTCACCCGCTTCGCCCCGTCCCCCACCGGCATGCTCCACATCGGCGGGGTGCGCACGGCGCTGTTCTGCTGGCTGTTCGCCCGCAGGCACGGCGGCCGCTTCATCCTGCGCATCGAGGATACGGACCTCTCCCGCAGCACGGACGACAACATCCGCATCATCGAAGAGGGCATGGCCTGGTGCGGGCTGACCTGGGACGAGGGGCCGGTGGTGGGGGATCCCAGCCAGTGGAAGGGCCCCCACGGCCCCTATCGCCAGATGCAGCGCATGGACCTCTACCGGACCAAGATCCAGGAGCTGCTGGACAAGGGCCTGGCCTATCGCTGCCGCTGCTCGCGGGAGGCGCTGGACGAACGGCGCAAGGCCGTGGAGGCCGCCGGCAAGGTCTTCCAGTACAACCGCGGGCTGGATGCCGGGAAGGGCTGCGCCGAGGCGGGCCACGACGCGAGCCAGCCGGCCGCCATCCGCTTCCGCATGCCCAAGGGCGGCGACATCGTGGTGCCGGATCTCATCAAGGGCGAGACCCACTTTCCCGCCGACAGCCTGGATGACTGGATCATCGCTCGCACCGGGGAGGGCCCCGGCGAGATCGGGGTGCCCACCTACAACTTCTGCGTCGTGGTGGACGACACCCACATGGAAGTGACCCATGTGATCCGAGGCGACGATCACCTGAACAACACGCCCAAGCAGATCCCGCTCTTCGAGGCCCTGGGCTACGAGCTGCCGGCCTTCGCCCATGTGCCCATGATCCTGGGCGCCGACGGCGCGAAGCTGAGCAAGCGCCACGGCGCCACCAGCATCACGGAGTACCAGGCCATGGGCCTGCTGCCCTCCGCCGTGCGCCTGGCCCTGGCACGGCTCTCCTGGACCCCCAAGATCGACGGCAAGGCGGTGGAGAGCGCCGAGGAGGAGCTGCTCACGGATGAGCAGATGATCCAGCTCTTCGACCTGGCCGATTGCCAGAAGAGCGCCGCCCGCTTCGACATGGACAAGCTGCAGTGGCTGAACCAGAAGCTCATCCAGCGGGCCTCCTGGCAGGAACTGGAGCCCCACCTCCGGCCCTTCGTGCCCGGCATGTGGGACCAGAAGCCGGAAGCCTGGAGAGCCCAGGCCATCCAGTCCACCCAGAAGGGCAAGTCCCTGACCGACATGGCCGAGGCCCTGCGCTTCGCCTTCGAGCGTCCCGCCGCCTTCGACGAGAAAGCCGTGGAGAAGTTCATGACGCCGGCCATCAAGCCGGCTCTGGGTGAGGTCTGTGCGCTGACGGACTACGGCCACGACGCGCTGGAGGCGGGCATCAACGCCATCTTGGCCAGGCACGGCCTCAAGACCAAGGACCTGGCCCAGGCCCTCCGCGTGGCCCTCTGCGGCAAGCCCGTCAGCCCGGGCATCTTCGATACGCTCATGCTCGTCGGCCGCGACGAGGTGGTGGCGCGGCTGGAGCGGTGGCTCTGA
- the proC gene encoding pyrroline-5-carboxylate reductase, translating into MNMHPDLAILGFGTMGQAISAGLVEASGYPAARLRVATRHPAGAVRARAEALGITLSGDAAAAVKAAEVVLLCVKPKELKGLLAGLAAAGALDHRPLVVSIAAGTTLDFLAAHTPEGTPLVRAMPNTPCAIRRGMTVLAAGQGVTGAQLAQARALFEPLGRVMDLDEKHMDAVTGLSASGPAFMFVILESLAEGGVQCGLPRAVALELAAQMTLGAASMVLETGRHPAALKDEVTTPAGCTIAGLMVLEDGRIRSVVARGIERATQVAAGLG; encoded by the coding sequence ATGAACATGCACCCCGACCTGGCCATCCTGGGCTTCGGCACCATGGGGCAGGCCATCAGCGCCGGCCTGGTGGAGGCCTCCGGCTACCCCGCGGCGCGTCTCCGGGTCGCCACGCGGCATCCCGCCGGGGCGGTCCGCGCCCGGGCCGAGGCCCTGGGCATCACCCTTTCGGGCGACGCCGCCGCCGCGGTCAAGGCGGCGGAGGTGGTGCTGCTCTGCGTGAAGCCCAAGGAGCTGAAGGGCCTGTTGGCGGGCCTCGCCGCCGCCGGCGCCCTGGACCATCGCCCCCTGGTGGTCTCCATCGCCGCAGGCACGACCCTCGACTTCCTGGCCGCCCACACGCCCGAAGGCACCCCCCTGGTGCGGGCCATGCCCAACACCCCCTGCGCCATCCGCCGGGGCATGACGGTGCTGGCGGCGGGGCAGGGGGTCACCGGGGCCCAGCTGGCCCAGGCCCGGGCCCTGTTCGAGCCCCTGGGCCGGGTCATGGACCTGGACGAGAAGCACATGGACGCGGTCACGGGCCTCAGTGCCAGCGGCCCGGCCTTCATGTTCGTGATCCTCGAGTCCCTGGCCGAAGGCGGCGTCCAGTGCGGCCTGCCCCGGGCCGTGGCGTTGGAGCTGGCCGCCCAGATGACGCTGGGGGCCGCCTCCATGGTGCTGGAAACCGGCCGGCACCCCGCCGCCCTCAAGGATGAGGTCACCACGCCCGCCGGCTGCACCATCGCCGGTTTGATGGTCCTGGAGGATGGCCGGATCCGCTCCGTCGTGGCCCGCGGCATCGAGCGCGCGACGCAGGTGGCGGCGGGGCTGGGATGA
- a CDS encoding glutamine--tRNA ligase/YqeY domain fusion protein: MSADLPIPEPKKLHFIEEIVEADRASGKHGGRVLTRFPPEPNGYLHIGHAKSICLNFGLAKAYGGGTNLRFDDTNPVKEDVEYVDSIREDVQWLGFQWKGEHYASDYFPFLCDYAEYLIQQGKAYVCDLSEAEIREYRGNFHTPGRPSPYRDRSPEENLDLFRRMKAGEFSDGSRVLRAKIDMQSGNMNLRDPLMYRIRRAHHHRTGDTWCIYPMYDYAHGVSDAIETITHSICTLEFEDHRPLYEWFLEQDAEGKFFQRPLPRQIEFARLNLTYTVMSKRRLLQLVQEGIVRGWDDPRMPTICGLRRRGYTPEAVRAFAERVGVAKRDMVADVGLLEFCIREDQEKRAPRRMAVLRPLKVVITNMTDAEAFEVEVANHPDDPAMGTRRLPFTRELFIDQDDFREEAPKKWFRLAPGAEVRLRGAALVTCREVLKDAAGNVVELRCEWDAASKGGNAPDGRKVKGTLHWVSAPHAVKAEVRLYEPLFTQEDPMDVPEGQDWKALLNPASLEVLTDARLEPSLRDARPGERFQFERTGYFAVDPDGRPGAPVFNRTVGLKDSWSKIEAKG, from the coding sequence ATGTCCGCTGACCTGCCGATTCCCGAACCCAAGAAGCTCCACTTCATCGAGGAGATCGTCGAGGCGGACCGCGCCTCGGGCAAACACGGGGGGCGGGTGCTCACGCGCTTCCCGCCGGAGCCCAACGGCTACCTGCACATCGGCCACGCCAAGAGCATCTGCCTGAACTTCGGCCTGGCGAAGGCCTACGGCGGCGGCACCAACCTGCGTTTCGACGACACCAACCCCGTGAAGGAGGATGTCGAGTATGTGGACTCCATCCGCGAGGATGTCCAGTGGCTGGGCTTCCAGTGGAAGGGCGAACACTACGCCTCGGACTACTTCCCCTTCCTCTGCGACTACGCGGAATACCTCATCCAGCAGGGCAAGGCCTATGTCTGCGACCTCTCCGAGGCGGAGATCCGCGAGTACCGGGGCAACTTCCACACGCCGGGCCGGCCCAGCCCGTACCGGGACCGCAGCCCCGAGGAGAACCTGGACCTCTTCCGCCGCATGAAGGCCGGGGAATTCTCGGACGGCTCCCGGGTGCTGAGGGCCAAGATCGACATGCAGAGCGGCAACATGAACCTGCGCGATCCCCTCATGTACCGCATCCGCCGGGCCCACCACCACCGCACGGGCGACACCTGGTGCATCTATCCGATGTACGACTACGCCCACGGGGTGTCCGACGCCATCGAGACCATCACCCACTCCATCTGCACCCTGGAGTTCGAGGACCACCGCCCGCTCTACGAGTGGTTCCTGGAGCAGGATGCCGAAGGGAAGTTCTTCCAGCGCCCCCTCCCCCGCCAGATCGAGTTCGCCCGCCTGAACCTCACCTACACGGTGATGAGCAAGCGCCGCCTCCTCCAGCTGGTGCAGGAGGGCATCGTGCGGGGCTGGGACGATCCCCGCATGCCCACCATCTGCGGCCTGCGGCGCCGGGGCTACACTCCCGAGGCTGTGCGGGCCTTCGCCGAACGGGTGGGCGTGGCCAAGCGCGACATGGTGGCCGATGTGGGCCTGCTGGAGTTCTGCATCCGGGAAGACCAGGAGAAGCGGGCGCCCCGCCGCATGGCCGTGCTGCGCCCCCTGAAGGTGGTCATCACCAACATGACGGACGCCGAGGCCTTCGAGGTCGAGGTGGCCAACCATCCGGACGATCCGGCCATGGGGACCCGCCGGCTGCCATTCACCCGGGAGCTCTTCATCGACCAGGACGACTTCCGCGAGGAAGCCCCCAAGAAGTGGTTCCGCCTGGCTCCGGGCGCGGAGGTGCGCCTTCGCGGGGCGGCCCTCGTGACCTGCCGCGAGGTCCTCAAGGACGCCGCCGGCAATGTGGTGGAGCTCCGCTGCGAGTGGGACGCCGCCAGCAAGGGCGGCAACGCGCCCGACGGCCGCAAGGTGAAGGGCACGCTGCACTGGGTGAGCGCGCCCCATGCCGTGAAGGCCGAAGTGAGGCTCTACGAGCCCCTCTTCACCCAGGAGGACCCCATGGATGTGCCCGAGGGCCAGGACTGGAAGGCCCTCTTGAACCCGGCCAGCCTCGAGGTGCTCACCGATGCCCGCCTCGAACCCAGCCTCCGGGACGCCCGTCCCGGCGAGCGGTTCCAGTTCGAGCGCACGGGCTATTTCGCGGTGGACCCGGACGGCCGGCCCGGCGCGCCCGTGTTCAACCGGACCGTGGGGCTGAAGGATTCGTGGAGCAAGATCGAGGCGAAAGGCTGA
- the nuoH gene encoding NADH-quinone oxidoreductase subunit NuoH, translating to MDKLASLLHTTPATAWMVAKLVIVFGGVFSLAAVWTWVERRGAAMIQDRIGPNRAALFGKIKIIGLAQPVADGIKFFFKEDLVPHDANKTLFWLAPFLAFVPALMGFAVIPFGRSFVSGGQTYHMALLDPGNGMGMLYPLAIGGMAVYGVLVAAWSSNNKWSILGGMRASAAMVSYEIGMSLAVVTIFMTAGGYDPSDIITSQGHLPWAWNIVRQPLGFVVFFTCMFAETNRLPFDFAEGESEIVAGFNTEYGSMKFSLLALSEYCHLMTASALIATLYFGGWQVPFVKDPAVMLSVASFLLKMLFFAWVFVWIRWTLPRFRYDQLMHLGWKVMLPLSMANLVFHAWRMSQGH from the coding sequence ATGGACAAGCTTGCGAGCCTGCTGCACACCACGCCTGCCACCGCCTGGATGGTGGCGAAACTCGTCATCGTCTTCGGTGGCGTCTTTTCGCTGGCGGCCGTCTGGACCTGGGTGGAGCGCCGAGGCGCGGCCATGATCCAGGACCGCATCGGTCCCAACCGGGCGGCCCTCTTCGGGAAGATCAAGATCATCGGCCTCGCGCAGCCCGTGGCGGACGGCATCAAGTTCTTCTTCAAGGAGGACCTGGTCCCCCACGACGCGAACAAGACCCTCTTCTGGCTGGCGCCCTTCCTGGCCTTCGTGCCGGCCCTCATGGGCTTCGCCGTGATCCCCTTCGGGCGCAGCTTCGTGAGCGGCGGCCAGACCTACCACATGGCGCTGCTGGATCCCGGCAACGGCATGGGGATGCTCTATCCCCTGGCCATCGGCGGCATGGCGGTCTACGGTGTGCTGGTGGCGGCCTGGTCGAGCAACAACAAGTGGTCGATCCTCGGCGGCATGCGGGCCTCCGCGGCGATGGTGAGCTACGAGATCGGCATGAGCCTGGCCGTGGTCACCATCTTCATGACCGCCGGCGGCTACGACCCCTCCGACATCATCACTTCCCAGGGCCATCTGCCCTGGGCCTGGAACATCGTCCGCCAGCCCCTGGGCTTCGTGGTGTTCTTCACCTGCATGTTCGCCGAGACCAACCGCCTGCCCTTCGACTTCGCCGAGGGCGAGAGCGAGATCGTGGCGGGCTTCAACACCGAATACGGCAGCATGAAGTTCAGCCTGCTGGCCCTGTCGGAGTACTGCCACTTGATGACGGCCTCGGCCCTCATCGCCACGCTCTACTTCGGCGGCTGGCAGGTGCCCTTCGTGAAGGACCCGGCGGTGATGCTGTCCGTGGCCAGCTTCCTGCTGAAGATGCTGTTCTTCGCCTGGGTCTTTGTCTGGATCCGGTGGACGCTGCCGCGGTTCCGCTACGACCAGCTCATGCATCTCGGGTGGAAGGTGATGCTGCCGCTCTCCATGGCAAACCTGGTCTTCCACGCCTGGCGCATGAGCCAGGGACACTGA
- a CDS encoding NuoI/complex I 23 kDa subunit family protein: MGVLVKKVELSWLDRTYVWPVLKGMGITFQHFLRQLFTSTAKRYTIQYPDMKKEMPAGYRGLHELKRFEDGAIKCVACFMCQEACPARCISIEAEEFSDLTYTQGFEEKRPAKFSIDMLRCIYCGMCEEACPKDAIWLRNDYEVAAYDRLSMKYGKWDLMNTYAETDGKEAISQDPTPSVPRRTIAM, translated from the coding sequence ATGGGTGTCCTGGTCAAGAAGGTCGAGCTGAGCTGGCTGGACCGCACCTATGTGTGGCCGGTGCTGAAGGGCATGGGCATCACCTTCCAGCACTTCCTACGGCAGCTCTTCACTTCCACCGCGAAGCGCTACACGATCCAGTATCCGGACATGAAGAAGGAGATGCCCGCGGGCTACCGCGGTCTCCACGAGTTGAAGCGGTTCGAGGACGGCGCCATCAAGTGCGTGGCCTGCTTCATGTGCCAGGAAGCCTGCCCGGCCCGCTGCATCAGCATCGAGGCCGAGGAGTTCAGCGACCTGACCTACACCCAGGGCTTCGAGGAGAAGCGGCCGGCCAAGTTCAGCATCGACATGCTCCGCTGCATCTACTGCGGCATGTGCGAAGAGGCCTGTCCCAAGGATGCGATCTGGCTCCGCAACGACTACGAAGTGGCTGCCTACGACCGGCTCTCCATGAAGTACGGCAAGTGGGACCTGATGAACACCTACGCCGAGACCGACGGCAAGGAAGCCATCAGCCAGGATCCCACCCCCTCCGTGCCGCGCCGCACGATCGCGATGTAA
- a CDS encoding NADH-quinone oxidoreductase subunit J, which yields MFITFALITLLGALGMLLQKNVVMAGLCMVAAFFGVAGLFVLLANPVAAAFQVIVYTGAIMVLVLFVIMMLNSHEEEKAEVAHPIQRWLSLALLAAMGFGAVKLVLASGGLKDLATRGEALPRAMNLQAVGSTLFADHLLGFEVAGLLLLAAMIGAVALTKRNL from the coding sequence ATGTTCATCACCTTCGCCCTCATCACGCTCCTGGGTGCCCTGGGGATGCTGCTCCAGAAGAATGTCGTCATGGCCGGCCTCTGCATGGTGGCCGCCTTCTTCGGCGTGGCGGGCCTCTTCGTGCTGCTGGCCAACCCCGTGGCGGCGGCCTTCCAGGTCATCGTCTATACCGGCGCCATCATGGTGCTGGTGCTCTTCGTGATCATGATGCTGAACAGCCACGAGGAGGAGAAGGCCGAGGTGGCCCATCCCATCCAGCGCTGGCTCTCCCTGGCCCTGCTCGCGGCCATGGGCTTCGGCGCCGTGAAGCTGGTGCTGGCCTCCGGCGGCCTGAAGGACCTGGCGACGAGGGGCGAGGCGCTGCCCCGAGCCATGAACCTGCAGGCTGTGGGCTCGACGCTCTTCGCCGACCACCTGCTGGGGTTCGAAGTGGCGGGCCTGCTGCTGTTGGCGGCCATGATCGGCGCCGTGGCGCTGACCAAGCGGAATCTGTGA
- the nuoK gene encoding NADH-quinone oxidoreductase subunit NuoK, translating into MDAILHGGLQGYLVVALLLFALGLATVLLRRTLIMQFMGVELMLNAANVALLAFARFRSGDAQATVFYLFIIAVAACEAAIGLALIIGLYRHRDTTDSDRAASLKQ; encoded by the coding sequence ATGGACGCGATCCTCCACGGCGGCCTCCAGGGATACCTGGTGGTGGCCCTCCTGCTCTTCGCCCTGGGGCTGGCCACGGTGCTGCTGCGTCGCACCCTGATCATGCAGTTCATGGGCGTCGAGCTGATGCTCAACGCCGCCAATGTGGCCCTGCTGGCCTTCGCCCGTTTCCGGAGCGGGGATGCCCAGGCCACGGTGTTCTACCTCTTCATCATCGCCGTGGCCGCCTGCGAAGCGGCCATTGGTCTGGCGCTGATCATCGGCCTCTACCGTCACCGGGACACCACCGACTCGGACCGGGCCGCCAGCCTGAAGCAGTGA
- the nuoL gene encoding NADH-quinone oxidoreductase subunit L — protein MNKYYWLIPILPLLGAAFNGLLGKRAGKGAVTFVGLGVVLGSLVLATSAFFTMKGMPDHRLALTYGEWMATGTLSVPFGLVIDSLSGTMMLIVTGIGFLIHLYSVGYMHGDEGYARFFSYLNLFVFFMLTLIMGSSLPLMFVGWEGVGLCSYLLIGYYYETDFAPQAGLKAFLTNRVGDLGVSIGMLVLFAAFGTLTISDILTQSGHLAPEVGFGVLTFATLMLFVGATGKSAQLPLYLWLPDAMAGPTPVSALIHAATMVTSGIYMICRLAPVFTLAPITMTVVAWVGAATALFAATIGLFQRDIKKVLAYSTVSQLGYMFLGLGAAGFAAGFFHVFTHAWFKALLFLGAGSVIHAMHHEQDLFKMGGLKTKTKITFLTMVAGTVAIMGFPGTSGFFSKDEILYLAYLKSPALWVIGVIGACCTSFYMWRLMALTFWGEPRDHHAYEHAHESPLTMTVPLMVLAVGSLLWGFWGVPEAFGGHFRIGEWLNSALTYGQTHGAHGHHEGPAVLLALISTTLGLLFGFLGWSKYKDGPAWELAFATKFPFVHNLLLNKYFVDEGVELYLLRPIRWFGNVLWKLFDVIIIDGVGVNLPGALARVFGDFTALFQTGRVRNYALSMALGAAVLLYVFLK, from the coding sequence ATGAACAAGTACTACTGGCTCATTCCGATCCTCCCCCTGCTGGGCGCGGCCTTCAACGGCCTGCTGGGCAAGCGCGCCGGCAAGGGCGCCGTCACCTTCGTCGGCCTCGGCGTGGTGCTGGGCTCCCTGGTGCTGGCCACCTCGGCCTTCTTCACCATGAAGGGCATGCCGGACCATCGGCTCGCCCTGACCTACGGCGAGTGGATGGCCACCGGGACCCTGAGCGTCCCCTTCGGCCTCGTCATCGATTCCCTCAGCGGCACCATGATGCTGATCGTCACGGGCATCGGTTTCCTCATCCACCTCTACTCCGTGGGCTACATGCACGGGGACGAGGGCTACGCCCGGTTCTTCAGCTACCTGAACCTCTTCGTGTTCTTCATGCTCACCCTGATCATGGGCTCCAGCCTGCCGCTGATGTTCGTGGGCTGGGAGGGCGTGGGCCTCTGCTCCTACCTGCTCATCGGCTACTACTACGAGACGGACTTCGCGCCCCAGGCGGGCCTGAAGGCCTTCCTCACCAACCGCGTGGGTGATCTGGGCGTCTCCATCGGCATGCTGGTGCTCTTCGCCGCCTTCGGCACGCTGACCATCTCCGACATCCTGACCCAGTCCGGCCACCTGGCCCCCGAAGTGGGTTTCGGCGTCCTCACCTTCGCCACCCTGATGCTCTTCGTGGGCGCCACGGGAAAGAGCGCCCAGCTGCCCCTCTACCTCTGGCTGCCGGACGCCATGGCGGGCCCCACGCCCGTCAGCGCCCTCATCCACGCAGCCACCATGGTGACCAGCGGCATCTACATGATCTGCCGCCTGGCGCCCGTCTTCACCCTGGCTCCCATCACGATGACCGTGGTGGCCTGGGTGGGCGCCGCCACGGCGCTCTTCGCCGCCACCATCGGCCTCTTCCAGCGCGACATCAAGAAGGTGCTGGCCTATTCCACCGTCTCCCAGCTGGGCTACATGTTCCTGGGCCTGGGCGCGGCGGGCTTCGCGGCCGGCTTCTTCCATGTCTTCACCCACGCCTGGTTCAAGGCCCTCCTCTTCCTCGGCGCCGGCAGCGTGATCCACGCCATGCACCACGAGCAGGACCTGTTCAAGATGGGCGGGCTGAAGACCAAGACGAAGATCACCTTCCTCACCATGGTGGCCGGCACCGTTGCCATCATGGGCTTCCCGGGCACTTCGGGCTTCTTCAGCAAGGACGAGATCCTCTACCTGGCCTACCTGAAGTCCCCGGCCCTCTGGGTGATCGGCGTGATCGGCGCCTGCTGCACCAGCTTCTACATGTGGCGCCTCATGGCCCTGACCTTCTGGGGCGAGCCCCGCGATCACCACGCCTATGAGCACGCCCACGAGAGCCCGCTCACCATGACGGTGCCGCTCATGGTGCTGGCGGTAGGCTCCCTGCTCTGGGGCTTCTGGGGTGTGCCCGAGGCCTTCGGCGGCCACTTCCGGATCGGCGAATGGCTGAACTCCGCCCTGACCTACGGCCAGACCCATGGCGCCCACGGGCACCACGAGGGGCCGGCGGTCCTGCTCGCCCTCATTTCCACGACCCTGGGCCTGCTCTTCGGCTTCCTGGGCTGGTCGAAGTACAAGGATGGCCCGGCCTGGGAACTGGCCTTCGCCACGAAGTTCCCCTTCGTCCACAACCTGCTGCTGAACAAATATTTCGTGGATGAGGGTGTGGAGCTCTACCTGCTCCGGCCCATCCGCTGGTTCGGCAATGTGCTGTGGAAGCTCTTCGATGTGATCATCATCGACGGTGTGGGCGTGAACCTGCCGGGCGCGCTGGCCCGGGTGTTCGGGGACTTCACCGCCCTCTTCCAGACCGGCCGGGTGCGCAACTACGCGCTCAGCATGGCTCTGGGGGCCGCGGTCCTCCTCTATGTCTTCCTGAAGTAG
- a CDS encoding complex I subunit 4 family protein, which translates to MTWLNSHPLTFLVFAPTLLGFVLMALPHSLGKLARLLGFLGALGVFILSLAWLLGHGSAGAVLVERAPWFTLVNLPVDYALTVDGLNLWLVILTTFLVPLTMLGTWNSLKDRIGTFAALFLLLETGMLGALMAQDLFFFYLFWEAMLIPMYFMIGVWGGDERRYAANKFFLYTLSGSLLWLVALLYLANKAGGFNPAVMAQAASALPFGVQCWLFVAFAVAFAIKVPLFPLHTWLPDAHVQAPTAGSVILAGVLLKLGGYGFIRFAIPMFPQAAMHYAQPIALLSVVAIVYGALVAMVQRDIKKLVAYSSVSHMGFVMLGLASMTVIGTQGAMLQMLNHGISTGALFLLVGMLYDRAHTRMIADFGGVVTKMPVFTTFFMIVTLSSIGLPLTNGFVGEFWILNGTFLSGFGWGRLYACLATSGVLLGAVYMLWMFMRVFWGPENKDEDSGTHHLHSDLNAREIAVMLPLVVLIVWMGVHPKTFMVASEAPVASLLQDIKAPAPRTFVLRPAVHEAPAPAGAQAHEASAAPEPSAAHEVH; encoded by the coding sequence ATGACCTGGCTGAACTCCCATCCCCTCACCTTTCTGGTCTTCGCGCCGACCCTGCTGGGTTTCGTGCTGATGGCCCTGCCGCACTCCCTGGGCAAGCTGGCCCGGCTGCTCGGGTTCCTGGGCGCCCTGGGCGTCTTCATCCTGAGCCTCGCGTGGCTGCTGGGCCACGGATCGGCCGGCGCGGTCCTCGTCGAGCGCGCCCCCTGGTTCACCCTTGTGAACTTGCCGGTGGACTACGCCCTGACGGTGGACGGCCTGAACCTCTGGCTCGTCATCCTCACCACCTTCCTCGTGCCCCTCACCATGCTGGGCACCTGGAACAGCCTGAAGGACCGCATCGGCACCTTCGCGGCCCTGTTCCTCCTGCTCGAGACCGGCATGCTGGGCGCCCTGATGGCCCAGGACCTGTTCTTCTTCTACCTCTTCTGGGAGGCCATGCTGATCCCGATGTACTTCATGATCGGGGTCTGGGGCGGGGATGAGCGCCGCTACGCCGCCAACAAGTTCTTCCTCTACACCCTGAGCGGTTCGCTGCTCTGGCTGGTGGCGCTGCTCTACCTGGCCAACAAGGCGGGCGGCTTCAATCCCGCCGTGATGGCCCAGGCCGCCTCGGCGCTGCCCTTCGGCGTCCAGTGCTGGCTGTTCGTCGCCTTCGCGGTGGCCTTCGCCATCAAGGTGCCCCTCTTCCCGCTCCATACCTGGCTGCCGGACGCCCATGTGCAGGCACCCACGGCCGGTTCCGTCATCCTCGCCGGCGTGCTGCTGAAGCTCGGCGGATACGGCTTCATCCGCTTCGCCATCCCCATGTTCCCCCAGGCGGCGATGCACTACGCCCAGCCCATCGCCCTCCTCAGCGTCGTCGCCATCGTCTACGGCGCGCTGGTGGCCATGGTGCAGCGCGATATCAAGAAGCTGGTGGCCTACTCCTCCGTGAGCCACATGGGTTTCGTGATGCTGGGCCTCGCGTCCATGACCGTCATCGGCACCCAGGGCGCCATGCTCCAGATGCTCAACCACGGCATCAGCACCGGCGCGCTCTTCCTCCTGGTGGGCATGCTCTACGACCGGGCCCATACGCGCATGATCGCCGACTTCGGCGGCGTGGTGACGAAGATGCCCGTGTTCACCACCTTCTTCATGATCGTCACCCTGAGCTCCATCGGCCTGCCGCTGACCAACGGGTTCGTGGGCGAGTTCTGGATCCTCAACGGCACCTTCCTCTCCGGCTTCGGCTGGGGCCGGCTCTACGCCTGCCTCGCCACCTCCGGCGTGCTGCTGGGCGCGGTCTACATGCTCTGGATGTTCATGCGGGTCTTCTGGGGCCCCGAGAACAAGGACGAGGACAGCGGCACCCACCACCTGCACAGCGACCTGAATGCGCGGGAGATCGCGGTGATGCTGCCCCTGGTGGTGCTCATCGTGTGGATGGGCGTCCATCCGAAGACCTTCATGGTCGCCAGCGAAGCCCCCGTGGCCTCGCTGCTGCAGGACATCAAGGCTCCGGCGCCCCGGACCTTCGTCCTGAGGCCGGCCGTCCATGAGGCGCCGGCGCCCGCCGGGGCCCAAGCCCATGAAGCTTCCGCGGCTCCTGAACCCTCCGCCGCCCACGAGGTGCACTGA